In Vicinamibacteria bacterium, the genomic stretch AGCGCATAGATACGACGCAGCGCTTCCTCTTCCCCCAGAGGCGAATCGGAAACGATATCCAGTATCGTCGTGTGCGCGTTGACCCGTGACAGGATGAAACCGTCTTCGTGGGTGATCGGTATGCCGAGTCGGGTCCCTTCGGTGAGACGCAGCGCGCCGCTCGGTGGTCCGACCCCGGCACGGATTGCCTTGAGGTCGCTGATTCGCCTCGTGCCTTCGAAGATCACTTCCGCGGTGTGGATCTCGAGAGAGAGGTCCTCGGGCAGCGGTTGGTCCTTGGGCTCGAAACGATACTCGCCCGACGACCAGGTGAATACGGAGTAGATGATGTCCTTGATCTGTGACGCCACCCAGCGTTGCATCTCGAGTGGGCTAATCCAGCCCCACTCGACGATGGTCTTGCCCAGGCGCTCGTGCGAGCGAGCCATCACGCGAATCGCGAGCTCCAGCACCGAGCGCTTGATCTTGCCGGCACGCACCAGCCGTTCGCCGAGCCGCTCGTTCTCGAGGCTCGTTGCCGCGAAGACGATCTCGCCTCGCCTGAAAAAGATGCATTTTTCGGCCGCGCCGTTCTCGAGGTGCAGAATCCCGCTCGCCCCGGCGCGGCAGAGGTCGCGTACGACGGCTGGAAGTGTCGCGATCCCGATGTGGCCTTCACACGTTTCCAACATGATTCGCGTGGACAATCTGCAAAGGGTAGGCCAACGCGCCGCCGTCGTCTTCCCGGTCAACCGCCCGAGATCCTGGGACTTGGCACGATGGCGAAGCCGCCTGCGGCGGCTCGACGTCGTGAAATCCCCACGGTTTCCCGAAAATCCCCACGCCCGTCGGGAGCCCCGAGCTCAGCGGTCTCCCTCGGCCCGGCGGATTACGTCTTTCAGGAGCAGCGCCTCGGGCTCGAGGCCGGCTTCTCCGCCTCGGCCCGGCGACTTGTCTCTCAGAAGCTCGAAGAACGCCAGAGCTCGCTGAGCGGCAGCGAGCAGATCGGGGGCGACCGAAATCAGGCGGGCGTTGGCCTCGTCGGTTACGCCGTACTTCAAGCCGTCATGACTCCCGCCGGCCACGACGATCTCCTCGTCGGCTCCGATGATCCAGGCACCGCCGTCGTCGTCGACTCCGCCGGTTCCGTCCTCGAATCCGACGCGCCATGGACCAGGGGTATAAGCTGACATGGTGCACCTCTCGCGCGAGTTACGACTTCTCGATAAACCAGGGTAGCAGATTCCCCCAGGGAATAACCCGGCCCAGTTGTGGTCATGAAGACTCGTCCTTTAGAATCGAATCTCGAGAACCTTTGTGGATCCAGGTAGGAGGGATATGACTGAACAAGCTCCCAATGTGCCGTCGACTTCGAGTGGAGGCCTAGAAATGAACGTCGCCGCCGCGCTCGGCTACGTGCCGATCGTGGCGATCATCTGGCTCTTGCTCGAGCCATATAGCAAGGATCGCTTCGTCCGGTTCCATGCGATTCAGTCGCTTGCGCTCGCCGTCGCGAGTATGGGGGTGAGCATCGTTCTCGCGATGATACCGATCCTGGGCTGGATCGCGCTCTTGTTCTTGCCTTTCGTCGTATTCGCCCTGGCGATCTTCTGCGCGGTCAAAGCTTACCAGAAGGAGAGTTTCAAGCTTCCGGTGCTGGGGGATTTCGCCGAGAAGCAGCTGGGCGCTTCGTAGCTGCCTTCAGAGGGGCCACGCTGCCTGTAGTCAGGGAAGCTGGACCAGCGCAGTTGAAGAGCCACGGTAGGTATCGACTCCGCGGCTCTCAGTAATGTTAGACTGGTTGGTACACTAACAATCCGTCGGAGCGAGGACGCGCAGGCACGGGGACTGCCGTCTCGTGGTCGTGAGGTATCTCAGATGAGAGTAGGAAGACGCGTCGTGTGCGGATGGCTCGTTCTCCTCGG encodes the following:
- a CDS encoding DUF4870 domain-containing protein, producing the protein MNVAAALGYVPIVAIIWLLLEPYSKDRFVRFHAIQSLALAVASMGVSIVLAMIPILGWIALLFLPFVVFALAIFCAVKAYQKESFKLPVLGDFAEKQLGAS